From a region of the Thiomicrorhabdus sp. genome:
- the rimI gene encoding ribosomal protein S18-alanine N-acetyltransferase, which produces MNQVYEIEQKSYDYPWTLNGFEKSLDQGLNYVFCDADHKMLGYCCILPVLDEAHVLNICVAPKFQKQGIAKQAFLSILDGLKDRDFKIVFLEVRESNYPAQSLYKKLGFSEDGIRKGYYRSQAWDDETQSLIDEKEDAILMSFSIK; this is translated from the coding sequence TTGAACCAGGTTTACGAAATTGAACAAAAGTCTTATGACTACCCATGGACCCTAAATGGCTTTGAAAAAAGCTTAGATCAAGGTTTGAATTACGTCTTTTGCGATGCAGACCATAAAATGCTTGGGTATTGTTGTATTCTTCCTGTTTTGGATGAAGCTCATGTTTTAAATATTTGCGTTGCTCCAAAGTTTCAAAAACAAGGCATCGCTAAGCAGGCCTTTTTAAGTATTCTTGATGGTTTAAAAGACCGTGATTTTAAAATTGTATTTTTAGAGGTGCGAGAGTCTAATTATCCAGCTCAATCACTGTATAAAAAATTAGGTTTTAGTGAGGATGGTATCAGAAAAGGATATTATCGATCTCAAGCTTGGGATGATGAAACGCAAAGTTTGATTGATGAAAAGGAAGATGCGATTTTAATGTCGTTTTCAATTAAATGA
- a CDS encoding inositol monophosphatase family protein, which produces MHPLLNIATQAARAAGGNILHHLDRIDQLNIEYKGKNDYVSEVDKEAENTIIQTIKKYYPDHEILAEESGVSHQKGKKSDTRWIIDPLDGTTNFLHQFPQFSVSIAVEVKGKIQHAAIFDPVRDEMFTASRGSGAFINNRRIRVSEQKTLNNALLATGFPYHDFSYLDAYMASLKEFISTTAGIRRAGSAALDLAYVAAGRVDGFWEFNLKPWDIAAGSLIITEAGGLATDFNGGANFLTHGNILAANPKLYKEMAQTLTKTVPVELRK; this is translated from the coding sequence ATGCATCCACTTCTAAATATCGCCACTCAAGCCGCTAGAGCCGCAGGAGGCAACATCCTTCATCATCTTGACAGAATTGATCAACTCAATATCGAGTACAAAGGCAAAAACGACTATGTGAGTGAAGTGGATAAAGAAGCTGAAAACACCATCATCCAGACTATTAAAAAATACTATCCTGACCATGAAATCCTTGCTGAAGAGAGTGGCGTGTCACATCAAAAAGGCAAAAAGTCAGATACTCGTTGGATTATTGATCCATTAGACGGTACAACCAACTTTCTTCATCAATTTCCACAGTTTTCAGTTTCCATTGCGGTAGAAGTTAAAGGTAAAATTCAGCATGCCGCCATTTTTGACCCTGTGCGTGATGAAATGTTTACCGCAAGCCGTGGAAGCGGTGCTTTCATTAATAATCGTCGTATACGTGTTTCAGAACAAAAAACACTCAATAATGCTTTATTAGCTACGGGTTTTCCATATCATGATTTCAGCTATCTAGATGCTTACATGGCGAGTTTAAAAGAGTTTATTAGCACAACGGCTGGCATTCGTAGAGCAGGTTCGGCGGCACTTGATCTAGCTTACGTGGCCGCTGGCCGTGTAGATGGTTTTTGGGAGTTTAATTTAAAACCATGGGATATTGCTGCAGGCTCATTAATTATTACTGAAGCGGGAGGTTTGGCAACTGATTTCAACGGCGGTGCAAACTTTTTAACACACGGTAATATTTTAGCTGCCAATCCAAAACTCTATAAAGAGATGGCTCAGACCTTAACTAAAACCGTGCCAGTCGAGCTGAGAAAATAA
- a CDS encoding RNA methyltransferase: MIEDYRLDPGLAKIRIVLIETSHPGNIGGIARAMKNMGFSQLVLVNPKEFPSQVASARASSATDVLNDAKVVATLDEALQGTKLVVGASARLRKVSWPQLDVRETAKLALETVAEGEVALVFGREDSGLSNAEMDKCHYLAHIPTNPTYSSLNIVAAVQVFAYECLMATQIESVHRKGYRHKLATTEQLEGFYDHLYQALQDIEFLDPAKNARFMRRMRRLFNRSQLDVKEIDILRGILTAAQRQSLK; the protein is encoded by the coding sequence ATGATTGAAGATTACCGTCTTGATCCAGGGTTAGCAAAAATTAGAATTGTGCTGATCGAAACTTCACACCCTGGAAATATTGGCGGGATTGCTCGTGCCATGAAAAATATGGGGTTTAGTCAATTGGTATTGGTCAACCCTAAAGAGTTTCCTAGTCAAGTGGCTTCGGCAAGAGCATCAAGTGCAACTGATGTGTTAAATGATGCAAAAGTGGTAGCGACCCTGGATGAGGCTTTGCAAGGCACTAAATTGGTTGTAGGTGCGAGTGCACGTTTGCGTAAAGTGTCTTGGCCGCAACTTGATGTTAGAGAGACGGCTAAATTAGCTTTGGAAACCGTTGCAGAGGGTGAGGTTGCGTTGGTTTTTGGGCGAGAAGATTCAGGGCTTAGTAATGCGGAGATGGATAAGTGTCATTATTTGGCCCATATTCCAACTAATCCTACCTATAGCTCACTCAATATTGTAGCCGCTGTTCAGGTTTTTGCTTATGAATGTTTAATGGCAACGCAAATTGAATCGGTTCATCGTAAAGGTTATAGGCATAAGTTGGCGACTACCGAGCAATTAGAAGGGTTTTATGACCATCTATACCAGGCGTTGCAAGATATAGAGTTTTTAGATCCTGCTAAAAATGCTCGTTTTATGCGAAGAATGCGTCGATTATTTAATCGTTCTCAGCTAGATGTAAAAGAGATAGATATCCTTAGAGGAATTTTAACAGCGGCACAAAGGCAATCACTTAAATAA
- the cysE gene encoding serine O-acetyltransferase produces the protein MFKRLRSDINCVFDRDPAARNTFEVLTTYPGLHAILWYRLAHWFWKKNLKWLARFISGFARWFTGIEIHPAATIGERFFIDHGMGVVIGETAEIGDDCTLYHGVTLGGTSWQKGKRHPTLGNGVVVGAGAKVLGPIEIGDGARVGSNAVVIKPVGVGETVVGIPGRVVTQKSDDVQAKRAKMAEKIGFDAYGVGQEMADPVEKAIYSLLDHIQAQDEKLEKLAKSLAQMGGESIEMDMPELDDVVLEPSDPEQIAHLKKKRSN, from the coding sequence GTGTTTAAAAGATTAAGATCTGACATTAATTGTGTTTTTGACCGTGACCCTGCTGCACGCAATACATTTGAAGTTTTAACCACTTATCCTGGGTTACATGCCATTCTTTGGTATAGATTGGCTCACTGGTTTTGGAAGAAAAATCTTAAATGGTTGGCAAGGTTTATATCCGGGTTTGCAAGATGGTTTACAGGTATTGAAATTCATCCTGCGGCTACGATTGGTGAACGCTTTTTTATTGATCACGGTATGGGTGTGGTAATTGGTGAAACTGCCGAAATTGGTGATGACTGTACTTTGTATCATGGTGTGACTCTTGGTGGAACTTCATGGCAAAAAGGTAAGAGACATCCTACTTTAGGTAATGGCGTTGTTGTTGGAGCAGGTGCTAAAGTTTTGGGTCCTATTGAAATTGGTGATGGAGCACGCGTTGGTTCTAATGCGGTTGTAATAAAACCTGTTGGTGTTGGGGAGACTGTTGTTGGTATTCCTGGTCGTGTGGTGACTCAAAAGTCTGATGATGTGCAAGCAAAAAGAGCTAAGATGGCTGAAAAAATCGGTTTTGATGCTTATGGAGTTGGTCAAGAGATGGCTGATCCCGTAGAAAAAGCGATTTATAGTTTGTTAGATCATATTCAAGCTCAGGATGAAAAGTTGGAAAAATTAGCAAAATCTCTTGCTCAAATGGGTGGAGAGTCTATCGAAATGGATATGCCAGAATTAGATGATGTTGTTCTGGAGCCAAGTGACCCTGAGCAGATCGCGCATTTAAAGAAAAAACGTTCTAATTAA
- a CDS encoding Rrf2 family transcriptional regulator, with amino-acid sequence MKLTSKGRYAVTAMIDIALNQDKGAITLSLISERQGISLSYLEQLFAKLKKADLVTSARGPGGGYRLSRIPGDISISEIIRAVDESVDARKCGGKANCHGGDECLSHELWSELSTTIDSFLKSITLQSVMDKKQSNVKEIAFG; translated from the coding sequence ATGAAGTTAACATCTAAAGGACGTTATGCGGTTACCGCAATGATTGATATTGCACTAAATCAAGACAAAGGTGCAATTACTCTGTCATTAATTTCAGAGAGACAAGGTATTTCATTGTCATATCTAGAGCAATTGTTTGCAAAGTTAAAGAAAGCTGATTTAGTAACAAGTGCAAGAGGTCCAGGTGGTGGTTATCGACTAAGTCGTATCCCTGGAGATATTTCAATCAGTGAAATTATTCGTGCTGTTGATGAATCGGTTGATGCACGTAAATGTGGTGGTAAAGCAAATTGTCATGGTGGTGATGAGTGTTTATCGCATGAATTGTGGAGTGAATTAAGCACTACAATTGACAGTTTTCTAAAAAGCATTACACTTCAAAGTGTAATGGATAAGAAGCAATCCAATGTTAAAGAAATTGCATTTGGGTGA
- a CDS encoding iron-sulfur cluster assembly accessory protein: MAVNLTESASDRVKKMIDKRGHGIGLRVATKVSGCAGFSYVVDYADEIKEDDLVFESFGTKVVVDPKSLENIDGMEIDYVQESLLNEGFDFKNPKVKDSCGCGESFTV, translated from the coding sequence ATGGCTGTAAATCTGACTGAATCTGCGTCTGACCGTGTTAAAAAAATGATTGATAAACGAGGTCATGGTATTGGTTTGCGTGTGGCAACTAAGGTTAGTGGTTGTGCTGGCTTCTCGTATGTAGTGGATTATGCTGATGAGATAAAAGAGGATGATTTGGTTTTCGAGAGTTTTGGAACCAAAGTTGTTGTTGATCCTAAAAGTCTTGAAAATATTGACGGCATGGAAATTGACTATGTGCAAGAAAGTTTATTAAATGAGGGTTTTGATTTCAAAAACCCAAAAGTAAAAGACAGTTGTGGTTGCGGTGAATCTTTTACCGTCTAG